Proteins co-encoded in one Acidobacteriota bacterium genomic window:
- a CDS encoding dihydrodipicolinate synthase family protein: MRLEWTGVMPAITTCFDENLQIDHEFTERHVKWLVENGCTAIVTNGSLGEGGALSITEKIALWKTVVAAVGDKVPVVAAIAAMTTADACAQAVEAAAAGCTGLMVLPPYVYRSDWRETKYHITEVCKATELSCMLYNNPVAYGTDFIPEQIAELAAEIPNLHAVKESSTDVRRVTAIRALLDDKLTILVGVDDCIVEGVNAGATGWIAGLVSAFPKESVDLYKYAMNGEADKARVLYEWFLPLLRLDTVPKFVQLIKLVQEKVGMGSARCRPPRMELVGQELADTLKIIDKAIAERP; the protein is encoded by the coding sequence ATGAGACTAGAATGGACGGGCGTGATGCCCGCGATCACGACTTGTTTTGATGAGAATTTGCAGATCGATCACGAATTTACGGAACGCCACGTAAAATGGCTGGTCGAGAACGGTTGCACCGCTATTGTCACTAACGGCAGCCTCGGCGAAGGCGGAGCTCTGTCGATCACGGAAAAGATCGCTCTTTGGAAAACGGTCGTTGCGGCAGTAGGCGACAAAGTTCCGGTCGTTGCCGCGATCGCCGCGATGACGACTGCTGACGCGTGTGCCCAGGCGGTCGAAGCGGCTGCAGCCGGCTGCACCGGCCTGATGGTTTTGCCGCCATACGTCTATCGCAGCGACTGGCGCGAGACCAAATATCACATCACCGAGGTCTGTAAGGCTACCGAACTCTCGTGCATGCTCTACAACAATCCGGTCGCGTACGGGACGGATTTCATACCCGAACAGATCGCCGAACTTGCCGCCGAGATCCCAAATTTGCACGCTGTTAAGGAATCCAGCACAGACGTCCGTCGCGTCACGGCGATCCGTGCTTTGCTCGATGACAAACTCACGATCCTCGTCGGCGTGGATGATTGCATCGTCGAGGGCGTGAACGCCGGAGCCACCGGCTGGATCGCTGGTCTCGTCAGTGCATTCCCTAAAGAATCGGTCGATCTCTACAAATACGCGATGAACGGCGAGGCGGACAAAGCCCGCGTTCTTTACGAATGGTTTCTCCCGCTTCTGCGTCTCGACACGGTTCCAAAATTTGTTCAGCTCATCAAGCTCGTCCAGGAAAAGGTCGGCATGGGCAGTGCCCGTTGCCGTCCGCCGAGGATGGAACTTGTTGGGCAGGAATTGGCTGATACTTTGAAAATAATCGACAAGGCGATCGCGGAGAGGCCGTAA
- a CDS encoding NAD(P)/FAD-dependent oxidoreductase, producing the protein MSIVETNILIVGGGPAGMAAALAASSKTDASVTLVDDNPRLGGQIWRAELGKTKSEDAANLIAAIDSKKIDLVTNAQVFAASTPNTLKAETSTGAVEFQYEKLILATGARERFLPFPGWTLPGVFGAGGLQALVKGGLKVENKRIVVAGTGPLLLVVAESLKSKGARVLAIAEQTPASKLNKFGLSLWRYPSKVKQGIALKARILDIPYLTDTWVTHCTSPRVSKGETRTLNDSPLLTRRLSHLGSVTLSQKGKLRSIDCDYLAIGFHLIPNTELASILGCQITNSFVSVDEFQQTTCENVFCAGEPTGIGGVEASLVEGKIAGFAATGQFEEARNLFRQREKTRRFGEALNKTFALRDELKTLADSETLVCRCEDVSFGPLKSFDSWRTAKLQTRCGMGPCQGRICGAATEFLFAWTVGAARPPIFPVKLENL; encoded by the coding sequence ATGTCGATTGTAGAAACAAACATCCTAATAGTCGGCGGCGGCCCGGCCGGAATGGCGGCGGCTCTCGCAGCGTCGTCGAAAACTGATGCCAGCGTCACACTTGTCGACGACAACCCGCGTCTCGGAGGCCAGATCTGGCGTGCGGAGTTGGGAAAGACCAAATCCGAGGACGCAGCCAACCTCATCGCCGCGATCGACTCCAAAAAGATCGATCTCGTAACCAACGCTCAGGTTTTCGCCGCGTCTACCCCAAATACTCTCAAAGCCGAAACATCGACCGGCGCAGTCGAATTCCAATATGAAAAACTGATCCTAGCCACCGGCGCCCGCGAGAGATTCTTGCCGTTTCCGGGTTGGACGCTTCCCGGCGTTTTTGGTGCGGGCGGATTGCAGGCGTTAGTAAAAGGTGGGCTAAAGGTTGAAAACAAACGCATTGTCGTCGCGGGCACTGGCCCGCTGCTTCTCGTCGTTGCGGAATCTCTCAAATCCAAAGGAGCACGAGTTCTCGCTATCGCCGAACAAACGCCAGCGTCAAAACTCAATAAATTCGGCCTGAGCCTCTGGCGATATCCGTCGAAGGTGAAGCAAGGAATAGCACTCAAAGCCAGGATCCTCGACATTCCATACCTAACGGACACATGGGTAACGCATTGCACAAGCCCGCGCGTAAGCAAGGGCGAAACTCGAACGTTGAATGATTCGCCCTTGCTAACGCGCAGGCTTTCGCATCTCGGCTCAGTAACGCTCAGCCAAAAAGGAAAACTCCGCTCCATCGACTGCGACTACCTCGCCATCGGCTTCCATCTGATCCCAAATACCGAGCTTGCATCAATTCTCGGCTGCCAAATAACAAACAGTTTCGTATCCGTCGATGAATTTCAGCAGACAACGTGCGAAAATGTATTTTGTGCAGGCGAACCAACTGGAATTGGCGGTGTTGAGGCATCTCTGGTCGAGGGCAAGATCGCAGGATTTGCAGCGACCGGTCAATTCGAAGAGGCTCGGAACTTATTCCGCCAACGCGAGAAAACACGGCGGTTTGGGGAAGCTCTTAACAAGACATTTGCACTGAGAGATGAATTAAAAACGCTCGCAGATAGCGAAACGCTGGTTTGCCGCTGTGAGGACGTGAGTTTCGGACCTCTTAAGTCGTTTGACTCGTGGCGAACTGCAAAATTACAGACTCGATGCGGCATGGGGCCGTGTCAGGGCCGCATTTGTGGGGCGGCGACGGAATTTTTGTTTGCTTGGACGGTTGGAGCGGCGAGGCCGCCTATATTTCCTGTAAAATTGGAGAATCTATGA
- a CDS encoding (2Fe-2S)-binding protein, which translates to MPAITINKTLISVEPGTTVAVAILNAGVDHFRTSVSGSERGPLCGMGICFECRVTINGITNLRSCTLLAENGMEVTTSEPPA; encoded by the coding sequence ATGCCAGCGATCACGATCAACAAAACTCTGATTTCAGTCGAACCGGGCACAACCGTCGCCGTAGCGATCTTGAACGCCGGTGTCGATCATTTTCGCACTTCGGTTAGTGGTTCCGAACGCGGCCCGCTGTGCGGAATGGGAATCTGCTTCGAATGCCGCGTCACGATCAACGGCATCACAAACCTACGAAGCTGCACGCTGCTCGCAGAAAACGGAATGGAGGTCACCACGTCAGAACCTCCTGCGTGA
- a CDS encoding FAD-binding oxidoreductase has protein sequence MTFDVAIVGAGIVGAAGAASLSSAGLRVVVIDANEVATGTTAAGMGHIVVMDDSEAQFALTNYSQKLWNDLAPTLPQNSEYEHCGTIWVAADDEEMDEVRRKKDFYASHGVEAEILNETALRKAEPNLREGLAGGLLVKQDSVVYQLCATDFLIEKAKHNGSVVMKGKKAVEISDGGVKLENGALIAAGKVINAAGALASILSPSLKILKRKGHLVITERYPGFVSHQLIELGYLKSAHGKDTDSVAFNVQPRSTGQILLGSSRQFGSEDTEIDYNILNRMAARAFEYMPKLRELSAVRTWTGFRPATPDNLPYIGLIPGFKSVYAAAGHEGLGITTSLGTGELIADQILGRQSMIDASPYSPSRLAAA, from the coding sequence ATGACTTTCGATGTTGCCATTGTCGGTGCAGGTATCGTCGGTGCAGCCGGCGCCGCGAGCCTTTCTTCGGCAGGGTTACGCGTCGTTGTTATAGATGCGAACGAAGTGGCTACCGGAACGACAGCCGCCGGAATGGGACATATCGTCGTTATGGACGACAGCGAAGCCCAGTTCGCCTTGACGAACTATTCGCAAAAGCTCTGGAATGATCTCGCCCCGACGCTGCCTCAAAATAGCGAATACGAACACTGCGGCACGATCTGGGTTGCGGCCGATGATGAAGAAATGGACGAAGTTCGCCGCAAAAAAGATTTCTACGCGAGCCACGGTGTCGAAGCAGAAATACTAAATGAAACGGCACTCCGAAAGGCCGAACCAAACCTCCGCGAAGGCCTCGCTGGCGGTTTGCTCGTAAAACAGGACAGTGTCGTTTATCAGCTTTGTGCGACCGATTTTTTGATCGAAAAGGCAAAGCATAACGGATCCGTGGTAATGAAGGGCAAGAAAGCGGTCGAGATCTCAGACGGAGGTGTAAAACTTGAAAACGGAGCGCTTATTGCGGCCGGAAAGGTAATAAACGCGGCCGGAGCGCTTGCCTCAATCTTGTCACCTTCGCTTAAAATATTGAAAAGAAAAGGCCATCTCGTGATCACCGAACGTTATCCGGGCTTCGTTTCGCACCAGCTTATCGAACTTGGTTACCTGAAATCAGCCCATGGAAAGGACACGGATTCTGTCGCATTTAACGTCCAACCACGAAGCACTGGCCAGATCCTTCTCGGTTCGTCGCGGCAGTTCGGTTCAGAAGACACGGAGATCGATTACAATATTTTGAATCGAATGGCAGCACGGGCATTCGAATACATGCCAAAATTGAGAGAGCTATCGGCCGTGCGGACATGGACAGGTTTTCGCCCGGCAACGCCAGATAATCTGCCGTACATCGGCCTGATCCCGGGATTCAAAAGCGTCTACGCGGCGGCGGGTCACGAAGGTTTGGGGATCACGACATCGCTGGGAACGGGAGAGTTGATCGCCGATCAAATCCTTGGCAGACAGTCGATGATCGATGCGAGCCCATATTCGCCGTCCAGGCTCGCGGCAGCGTGA
- a CDS encoding 4-hydroxyproline epimerase: MSEVKRIKAIDSHTGGEPTRVVIGGFPDLGSGTMAERLETFRRDHDKLRSSIVREPRGHDAVVGALLCDPVDPDSAAGVIFFNNVGFLGMCGHGTIGLIKTLEHVGRISAGMHKIETPVGTVEAELSTDGMVTITNVPSYRHTKDVAVDVEGYGTIRGDVAYGGNWFFLVGDHPLTLEFKHLDDLTSFSARIRDALVKGNITGANGAEIDHIELFSPTRTADSRNFVLCPGIEYDRSPCGTGTSAKLACLYADGKLAEGQIWRQESIIGSVFEGTVSIIDGNIIPSIRGSAFVTAEVELILDPLDPFCFGI; encoded by the coding sequence ATGTCCGAAGTTAAACGAATCAAGGCCATCGACTCGCACACCGGCGGCGAACCGACGCGCGTGGTCATCGGGGGTTTTCCTGATCTTGGAAGCGGAACGATGGCGGAACGGCTCGAGACTTTCCGCCGCGATCATGACAAATTGCGATCCTCGATAGTCCGTGAACCTCGTGGGCACGATGCTGTCGTCGGTGCACTTTTGTGCGACCCGGTGGATCCGGATTCGGCTGCTGGTGTGATCTTTTTTAACAACGTCGGCTTTCTTGGCATGTGCGGCCACGGCACGATCGGGCTCATCAAAACCCTCGAACACGTGGGCCGTATTTCCGCTGGAATGCACAAGATCGAAACGCCCGTCGGCACGGTCGAGGCCGAACTCAGCACCGACGGAATGGTCACGATCACCAACGTCCCGAGCTATCGCCACACAAAAGATGTCGCCGTCGATGTCGAAGGCTACGGAACGATCCGCGGCGATGTCGCGTACGGCGGCAACTGGTTTTTCCTCGTCGGCGATCATCCCTTGACGCTCGAATTCAAACACCTCGACGATCTGACCAGTTTCTCAGCCCGCATTCGCGATGCTCTGGTAAAAGGCAACATAACCGGAGCAAACGGAGCCGAGATCGACCACATCGAGCTTTTTTCGCCGACGCGGACAGCTGACAGCCGCAATTTCGTCCTCTGCCCGGGCATCGAATACGACCGCTCGCCCTGCGGAACCGGCACGAGTGCAAAACTCGCCTGCCTATACGCCGACGGCAAACTAGCCGAAGGCCAGATCTGGCGTCAGGAGAGTATTATTGGCAGCGTTTTTGAGGGAACGGTATCGATCATTGACGGCAATATCATCCCATCGATACGTGGCTCAGCATTTGTGACGGCGGAGGTCGAATTGATTCTTGATCCGCTCGATCCATTCTGCTTCGGTATTTGA
- a CDS encoding histone deacetylase produces the protein MKTALIHHPIYQKHNTGPGHPETSLRYTAVMDALRQDATFWANLTEITPERASKGHIQAAHTPNHFKFVEGAIEHGLDRLDADTTISMQSFEAAMFAAGGAVAAVDAVMKGEAKNAFVAARPPGHHASGEHAMGFCIFNNVAVAAKHAQNYKDVDRVAIIDWDVHHGNGTQGIFYADPSVHFFSMHQYPWYPGTGTRGEMGHSRGLGSTMNLPVKANTPAAEQKRMFEAAIEDISTNYKPDFILISAGFDAHLTDPLGQLRLENEDYISMTETVLKWADEVCGGRVVSVLEGGYNLETLGGTVKSHVEALMR, from the coding sequence ATGAAAACCGCACTCATTCACCATCCCATCTATCAAAAACACAACACCGGCCCGGGACATCCCGAGACTTCGCTGCGATACACGGCGGTTATGGACGCCCTTCGTCAGGACGCCACGTTTTGGGCGAATTTGACCGAGATCACGCCAGAACGAGCTTCGAAAGGGCACATTCAGGCGGCGCATACGCCTAATCATTTTAAGTTTGTCGAGGGTGCGATCGAGCATGGGCTGGACCGTCTGGATGCTGATACGACGATCTCGATGCAGTCGTTCGAGGCGGCGATGTTTGCGGCGGGCGGAGCGGTCGCGGCGGTGGATGCGGTGATGAAGGGCGAGGCGAAGAACGCTTTTGTGGCGGCACGTCCGCCGGGGCACCACGCCTCGGGTGAGCATGCGATGGGGTTTTGTATATTTAATAACGTCGCCGTTGCCGCAAAGCACGCTCAGAATTACAAAGACGTCGACCGCGTCGCGATCATCGATTGGGACGTCCACCACGGCAACGGTACGCAAGGGATCTTTTACGCCGACCCGAGCGTACATTTCTTTTCTATGCACCAATATCCGTGGTATCCGGGAACTGGAACGCGAGGGGAAATGGGCCACAGCCGAGGGCTCGGTTCGACGATGAATCTGCCGGTCAAAGCCAACACGCCGGCGGCGGAGCAGAAACGGATGTTCGAGGCGGCGATAGAGGATATTTCGACCAACTACAAACCTGATTTTATTCTCATCTCGGCAGGCTTTGATGCCCATTTGACCGATCCGCTCGGGCAATTGCGGCTCGAGAATGAGGATTACATTTCCATGACCGAAACGGTCCTAAAATGGGCTGACGAAGTTTGCGGCGGACGCGTCGTTTCGGTGCTTGAGGGCGGTTACAATCTCGAAACGCTCGGCGGCACGGTCAAATCACATGTGGAGGCATTGATGCGATGA
- the bla gene encoding class A beta-lactamase gives MTLKPDAELEKQIAKIAESAKGKVGVAAVLLETGDSAMLNSDQRFPMQSVYKLPISMAVMDQTRRGELDLDEKIGVTKEDMVGESQHSPLRDANPNGGEFTIRELIRFALVESDGTASDVLMRIAGGGPQIQNFLTQIGVKNMRVLNTEKDLALDWQKQYQNYSTPNDAIELLRWLQTSTATPKRFDDNDASDKLAEDKANDELVMWFMEASIPGAKRFKGSLPPNTIVAHKTGTSGTQNGITAATNDIGIITLPNGKHIAIAVFVSDSPADQDARETVIARVAKAVWDRWNLR, from the coding sequence ATGACGCTCAAGCCGGATGCCGAGCTTGAGAAACAGATCGCAAAGATCGCTGAGTCGGCGAAAGGCAAGGTCGGCGTCGCGGCGGTTTTGCTTGAAACGGGTGATTCTGCAATGCTCAATTCTGACCAGCGTTTCCCGATGCAGAGCGTCTACAAACTGCCGATCTCGATGGCGGTGATGGATCAGACCCGCCGCGGCGAACTCGATCTCGATGAAAAGATCGGCGTCACGAAAGAGGACATGGTCGGCGAAAGCCAGCATTCGCCGCTTCGCGACGCAAATCCGAACGGCGGCGAGTTCACCATCCGCGAACTGATCCGCTTCGCTTTGGTCGAAAGCGACGGTACGGCGAGTGATGTTCTGATGCGTATCGCCGGCGGTGGGCCGCAGATCCAGAATTTTCTAACGCAGATCGGCGTCAAAAATATGCGGGTCCTGAATACTGAGAAGGATCTCGCACTCGATTGGCAGAAGCAGTATCAGAACTATTCGACTCCAAACGACGCGATCGAACTGCTTCGATGGCTACAAACGTCTACCGCAACGCCGAAAAGGTTTGATGATAACGACGCAAGCGACAAACTTGCCGAGGACAAGGCGAACGACGAACTGGTAATGTGGTTCATGGAAGCATCTATCCCCGGGGCAAAACGCTTCAAAGGCTCACTGCCTCCAAATACGATCGTCGCCCACAAAACCGGCACGTCCGGCACGCAAAACGGCATCACAGCCGCGACGAACGACATCGGCATTATTACGCTGCCAAACGGCAAACATATTGCGATAGCGGTTTTCGTCTCAGATTCTCCGGCTGATCAGGACGCTCGCGAGACTGTAATTGCTCGGGTCGCGAAGGCGGTTTGGGATCGTTGGAATCTTCGCTAA
- a CDS encoding M1 family metallopeptidase: MRNSFARRVFAGLMLATFAVSGVVQARPMPVPSVFQQDEKKKLPPVNYIRSRKIDVKHIAIDLKFDWDKEQAMGRTTVTFSPFNDTNIFQLDAAMMTINSVKLVGGPDLKYTYDGKKDGDNLDVTLDHVYKAGEDVKVVVDYATNYVNKAEGDTAIGGFGRGLRFIKPTADNPSKPRQIWSQGESEFNRYWFPSYDTPNDFHTQELHATVEKPFFVVSNGKLMDTKDNGNNTRTFYWKMDIPFSNYLSSIVVSETTPVVQDFEGIPVYNYGYTNETKEVAATVKNLPATMKFFSELTGVKYAYPKYSQAFVEDFGGGMENISATTQIEEMIHDERELLDGDSESLQSHELAHQWFGDYVTCRDWGQIWLNESFATYMQTMWTEKLKGHDEFLYTDIRGNQNSVIGTWNQGVRRPIVTKYYADKDAMFDTYAYPGGGSVLHMLRKHLGDRLFSASLKHYLTQNAHQPVSTEDLRIAIEETTGQSMDWFFDEWLYKMGHPIFEITQNYDEAAKKLTLSVKQTQKIDVNNEYPQTEFFQTYIDVAIDNKVQRVWLEPKAENVFTFDSATKPKLVNFDYEGTLLKEMKFEKSTDDLLYQMANDKDVIGRRWAMGELEKKAADAGVRPRVIDALIVSAEKDPFWRIRRAALSVIANLYSPDPRPGQPRPAAKLDANVEAMLIRLTRDKESAVRGDAIELLGETQDKKYVDLALGMVNDRSYEVIDQSSLALGRIKDARAYDALAKLAATPSWKGRIQIAGFNALAELADKRGFDAGFKAATDKTLPFNVRTAALGVVGATGKGDARAYPLIFEKFKTAYDAGNVQGIVNGIQAIVKLADPRGREAIDMLKVKFKDNPGAMQFVAAQEAALKAAIKP, translated from the coding sequence ATGCGTAATAGTTTTGCCCGCCGCGTGTTTGCGGGGTTGATGCTTGCGACATTTGCTGTTTCGGGCGTTGTTCAGGCTCGTCCGATGCCGGTTCCGTCGGTTTTTCAGCAGGACGAGAAGAAAAAGCTGCCGCCGGTCAATTACATCCGCAGCCGCAAGATCGATGTGAAGCATATTGCGATCGATCTTAAATTTGACTGGGATAAAGAACAGGCGATGGGCAGGACGACCGTGACCTTTTCACCGTTCAACGATACAAACATCTTCCAGCTCGATGCAGCGATGATGACGATCAATTCGGTCAAGCTCGTGGGCGGTCCTGACCTCAAATATACCTACGACGGCAAAAAAGACGGTGACAATCTCGATGTCACGCTCGACCACGTTTACAAGGCGGGTGAGGACGTAAAGGTCGTTGTCGATTACGCAACCAACTACGTTAACAAAGCCGAGGGCGATACCGCGATCGGCGGGTTTGGGCGTGGGCTTCGATTTATCAAGCCGACGGCAGACAACCCTTCGAAACCGCGTCAGATATGGTCTCAAGGCGAATCGGAATTTAACCGCTACTGGTTCCCGTCATACGACACACCCAACGATTTTCACACCCAGGAATTGCATGCAACGGTCGAAAAGCCGTTTTTTGTCGTCTCGAACGGCAAGCTGATGGACACCAAGGACAACGGCAACAACACGCGGACGTTTTACTGGAAGATGGACATTCCGTTCTCCAACTATCTCTCGTCGATCGTGGTAAGCGAGACGACGCCGGTGGTTCAGGATTTCGAAGGCATTCCGGTTTACAACTACGGCTATACGAACGAGACCAAAGAGGTTGCGGCGACGGTCAAAAATCTGCCCGCGACTATGAAGTTCTTTTCCGAGCTAACCGGCGTTAAATACGCGTATCCAAAATATTCACAAGCATTTGTCGAGGATTTTGGCGGCGGAATGGAGAATATTTCGGCGACGACGCAGATCGAGGAGATGATCCACGACGAACGCGAACTGCTCGACGGAGACAGCGAATCGCTGCAGTCACACGAGCTGGCTCACCAGTGGTTTGGCGACTATGTAACGTGCCGGGATTGGGGCCAGATCTGGCTGAACGAGAGCTTTGCGACCTACATGCAGACGATGTGGACCGAGAAACTCAAGGGCCATGACGAATTCTTATACACGGACATCCGCGGTAATCAGAACAGCGTTATAGGTACGTGGAATCAGGGCGTTCGCCGACCGATCGTTACCAAATACTATGCGGACAAGGACGCGATGTTCGATACTTACGCCTATCCGGGCGGCGGTTCGGTTCTGCACATGCTGCGTAAACATCTCGGTGACAGGCTGTTTTCGGCTTCGCTCAAACATTATTTGACCCAGAACGCCCATCAGCCTGTCTCGACCGAGGATCTGCGTATCGCGATCGAGGAAACGACCGGGCAGTCGATGGATTGGTTCTTTGACGAATGGCTCTACAAAATGGGCCATCCCATCTTTGAGATCACGCAAAATTATGACGAAGCAGCGAAAAAGCTGACGCTCAGCGTAAAACAAACTCAAAAGATCGATGTAAACAACGAATATCCGCAGACCGAATTCTTCCAGACATACATAGATGTCGCGATAGACAACAAGGTCCAACGTGTCTGGCTCGAGCCAAAGGCTGAGAATGTTTTTACCTTCGATTCGGCCACGAAGCCGAAGCTCGTGAATTTCGATTACGAAGGAACTTTGCTCAAGGAGATGAAGTTCGAAAAATCGACCGACGACCTGCTCTACCAGATGGCGAACGACAAAGACGTCATAGGCCGTCGTTGGGCGATGGGCGAGCTTGAGAAAAAAGCCGCAGATGCCGGCGTACGTCCGCGAGTGATAGATGCATTGATCGTTTCGGCGGAGAAGGATCCGTTTTGGCGTATTCGCCGAGCGGCTTTGTCGGTGATCGCCAATCTCTACTCACCTGATCCGCGTCCCGGCCAGCCGCGTCCTGCCGCGAAGCTCGATGCGAATGTCGAGGCGATGCTGATCCGTCTGACCAGGGACAAAGAATCAGCGGTCCGCGGTGATGCGATCGAACTGCTCGGCGAGACGCAGGATAAAAAGTATGTAGATCTCGCTCTGGGTATGGTGAATGATCGCAGCTATGAGGTTATCGACCAGTCGTCCCTCGCGTTGGGACGAATAAAGGATGCCCGAGCTTATGACGCTCTCGCCAAATTAGCGGCGACGCCGTCGTGGAAGGGCCGTATTCAGATCGCAGGTTTTAACGCTCTGGCAGAACTCGCTGATAAACGGGGATTTGATGCGGGATTTAAAGCCGCTACGGACAAAACGTTGCCGTTCAATGTCAGAACGGCCGCTCTTGGCGTTGTCGGTGCGACCGGCAAAGGCGATGCTCGGGCCTATCCGCTGATCTTTGAGAAATTCAAGACGGCATATGATGCGGGGAACGTGCAGGGAATCGTTAACGGTATTCAGGCGATCGTAAAACTTGCTGATCCTCGCGGTCGGGAGGCGATCGATATGCTGAAGGTTAAATTCAAGGACAATCCGGGAGCGATGCAGTTCGTCGCCGCCCAGGAAGCGGCCCTGAAAGCGGCGATCAAACCATAA
- a CDS encoding VOC family protein yields the protein MKAELSRLILFVDDIEKMSEFYEGVLGLDKLPGGSDGFVCFAAGASQVCLHSLPAEYRSESGEYPKREDTYVKFVFYSADVPADRQYLLDRGVRMNETVRYGEIEVCDGADPEGNIFQISGR from the coding sequence ATGAAAGCGGAACTGTCACGGCTGATATTGTTTGTTGACGACATTGAAAAAATGTCTGAGTTTTACGAGGGCGTTTTGGGTCTCGACAAACTTCCGGGCGGATCGGATGGTTTTGTTTGTTTTGCGGCTGGTGCATCGCAGGTTTGCCTTCACAGCCTGCCGGCAGAGTATCGATCTGAAAGCGGCGAGTATCCGAAACGCGAAGATACTTACGTTAAGTTCGTTTTTTATTCGGCAGATGTGCCGGCGGATCGTCAATATTTACTTGATCGCGGCGTACGGATGAATGAGACGGTGCGATATGGCGAGATCGAAGTCTGCGACGGTGCCGACCCCGAAGGCAATATTTTTCAGATCAGCGGCCGTTGA